Proteins from one Falco cherrug isolate bFalChe1 chromosome 7, bFalChe1.pri, whole genome shotgun sequence genomic window:
- the AP5M1 gene encoding AP-5 complex subunit mu-1 produces MALRALWLLRHDPGTGGTVLFSRRYPTVEMRAETFNGSTHVPVPSDNAFLKALLFELRLIDDDIFVEHRDTCTQINHSSVYSVCTEGGDLWPVLAFQKSGLIYACLPLVEETLEPRPPLLTVRGLSQGLALLLGIVDYISPSRKNKAEMSAKIGQLRNLLIQACPLGTPLNTNIRSLNSSFDDIQEMPTDEHQPAWRSNTYKGKPQVNVCITEKVKCMQYDKRDVADVWQVYGAVNCKCDIEGSAPNVTLSLNLPTNGPPLQDIVVHHCVTSVDPAMLMSNSAEPLDDSVYSGPYKFPFIPPSDSFNLCYYTSQVPLPPILGRYQLIEEGSQLKITVNLKLHESIRNSFDYCEARIPFFNRGPIAQLEYKVSYGQLDLSQEKSLLVWVIGQKFPKSLEVSLTGTVSFGTAGKEHPTDYVCTGNTAYVKLYFRIPDFTLTGCYVDQHSVQIFVPGKPKVTASRKLISTDYYIWNSKAPAPMVYKPSLA; encoded by the exons atggCCCTGCGGGCGCTGTGGCTCCTCAGGCACGATCCCGGCACCGGCGGCACCGTGCTCTTCTCCAG ACGTTACCCCACCGTTGAAATGCGCGCGGAGACCTTCAACGGGTCAACACATGTGCCTGTACCATCTGACAACGCTTTTCTTAAAGCCTTGCTTTTTGAACTGAGACTCATAGATGACGATATTTTTGTGGAGCACCGAGATACTTGTACTCAAATCAATCACTCATCAGTATATTCAGTTTGCACCGAAGGAGGAGATCTCTGGCCCGtgcttgcttttcagaagagTGGTCTGATATACGCGTGTCTTCCACTAGTTGAGGAGACCTTGGAGCCACGGCCACCCCTCCTCACCGTCCGTGGGCTCTCACAAGGACTGGCTCTTTTGTTAGGCATTGTGGACTACATCTCTCCAAGTCGGAAGAACAAAGCTGAGATGAGTGCAAAAATAGGCCAGCTTCGAAATTTGCTTATACAGGCCTGTCCACTTGGCACCCCCTTAAACACAAACATACGCAGCTTGAACAGCTCATTTGATGACATTCAGGAAATGCCCACAGATGAGCATCAGCCAGCCTGGAGATCCAACACATATAAAGGCAAACCTCAGGTTAATGTCTGTATCACTGAAAAAGTCAAGTGTATGCAGTATGACAAAAGAGATGTTGCGGACGTGTGGCAAGTTTATGGAGCTGTAAATTGCAAG TGTGACATAGAGGGATCTGCACCAAATGTAACCCTCAGTTTGAATCTCCCGACTAACGGTCCTCCGCTCCAAGATATCGTGGTCCATCATTGTGTGACTTCTGTTGACCCTGCCATGCTGATGTCCAATAGTGCTGAGCCACTGGATGATTCTGTGTATAGTGGACCTTACAAATTTCCTTTCATTCCTCCTTCAGATTCCTTCAACTTGTGTTACTACACTTCCCAG GTTCCTCTTCCACCAATTCTGGGACGTTATCAACTCATTGAAGAGGGATCacagttaaaaataacagtgaaCTTAAAGCTTCATGAAAGCATAAGGAATTCTTTTGACTACTGCGAAGCTCGTATCCCTTTTTTCAACAG GGGCCCAATTGCTCAATTAGAGTACAAAGTTAGTTATGGCCAGCTGGATTTGTCACAAGAGAAGAGCCTGCTGGTTTGGGTCATTG GACAGAAGTTCCCTAAATCTTTGGAAGTTTCCCTGACTGGAACTGTGTCTTTTGGCACTGCAGGCAAAGAGCACCCAACTGATTATGTTTGCACTGGGAACACTGCTTATGTAAAA CTGTATTTTAGGATCCCAGACTTTACACTTACTGGATGTTATGTAGACCAGCATTCTGTTCAGATCTTTGTACCAGGAAAACCCAAAGTTACTGCAT ccCGGAAACTCATTTCTACCGATTATTACATCTGGAATTCCAAAGCACCAGCACCTATGGTCTATAAACCCTCACTTGCCTAA